A genome region from Arachis duranensis cultivar V14167 chromosome 8, aradu.V14167.gnm2.J7QH, whole genome shotgun sequence includes the following:
- the LOC107462489 gene encoding calcium-binding protein KRP1: MELDHALDFEDYFPSMISRLGAEGFIGELCNGFSLLMDAHKGLITFESLKMNCSLLGLEVRDDELLCMLMEGDLDGDGALSQMEFCILMFRLSPCLMDGDAPKLFTQSVDPMLV, from the coding sequence ATGGAGTTAGACCATGCTTTGGACTTCGAGGACTACTTCCCTTCCATGATTTCGCGCCTCGGCGCAGAAGGGTTCATTGGGGAGCTTTGCAATGGGTTCAGTCTACTTATGGACGCACACAAGGGGTTGATCACGTTTGAGAGCTTGAAAATGAATTGTTCCTTATTAGGTTTGGAGGTGAGGGATGATGAGCTGTTGTGCATGTTAATGGAAGGTGATTTGGATGGAGATGGTGCCCTAAGCCAAATGGAATTTTGCATTCTCATGTTTAGGCTTAGTCCATGCTTGATGGATGGAGATGCACCTAAATTGTTTACTCAAAGTGTTGATCCCATGTTAGTATAA